The genomic interval TACTGAGCTTGACATTTGGTTCCATAGGCAAGTTAGATGGTTTGGTTGCTAACAGTCCGGTCTTAGAGAGAATGTCCAATGCATATTTTCTCTGACAAAGTTGTAACCTGCTTTTGTGCACCCCACCTCGATGCCAAGGAAGTACTTGAGACTTCCAAGATccttaattttaaactttgttTCCAGAAATGTTTTTACAGCAACAGTAGATTAAGTATCGGAGCTCATCAACACTACGTCATCCACGTAGACGAGAAGTGCCGTAAATGACGTTGTTGTGGACTTAGCGAACAAGCTATAATCCACTTTCAATTGTATGAACCCAAACTCAGTTAAGAAGGATGAAAGTTTGGCATTTCACTACCTTGAAGCTTGTTTCAGACCATAAATGCTTTTTTGCAATCGACACACTTTGTTTGAGTTTAAGGAGGGATGACCAGGAGGTAGGCGTATGTAAATTTCTTCGTCAAGATCACCATAGAGGAAAGCGTTATTCACATCTAATTGTTGGAGATCCCATCTTTTAATTGCTACCATTGCAATAAGACAACGGATGGACTCTAATTTAGCAACAGGAGGAAAAGTATTATGAAAATCGATCCCTTCGCGCTGTGTAAATCCTTTGGCAACCAAGCGAGCCTTACCTCGTTCTATTGTCCCATCTGCCTTGAATTTGTACTTGTAGACCCATTTGCAATCAATTGCTTTCTTTTTAGGAGGTAAGTCAACAATAATCCAAGTCTCATTATGTTCAAGTGTACTAAGCTCTTGTTGAATAGCTTGGGTGTAGGAAGTTGGCTCAGTGTGCAGAGATATGGAGGTACTAAAAGCTTTGAAAGAGAATCATAAGAAAGATAATTCGATAAGGGAAAATATACTTTTGAACTTTTAGAAGTGGAAGGACATGAACCTTGAATCTTGGATGCCGACTATGAGGGCTCAAGTGCGACAACTTGTTGACAATGAAAGTCCTGTAAGTATGCAGGTGCTTTTTGAGTCCTGTTGGACCTATGTAGAATGGGTTGAGAGGGAGGATCATTAGAAGAGGAATGCATGCTAGTGGAAGTTAGGTTTGTCTCTTCGACATTGGTTGAGTCAAGAGGATGCATGGAATTTTCTGTTGGTGGTGTGGGAGGATTAAAACTCTCTGTAGGTGATTATGTTTCTTGGCTATCTAGAGGGTACACAGGTTGTGTTTGAGAGGGTATGTCGATGAAATATGAGGTTATGGGGTTTGTTTTAAAGGAAAATTGTCTTCATAAAACACTACatcacaagaaataaaaatttgtttagtGTTTAAGTCAAGCAACTTGCACCCTTTAACACCGTATGGATATCTTAGAAATAAGCATTTTTGGGCCCATGGGTTGAACTTAGCTCTAGCATGACCAAGTGTTGATGCAAAACACAACACTTGGTCATTACAAATTGGAGTTGGTGTCCGATTAATCAAGTATACTGCCGTTATTacaaattcattccaatactTCATGGATAGACCATATTGGAATTTTAAAGTCCTTGCCACGTTTAAAATGTGATGGTGTTTTCTTTCGGCTAAGGCATTTTGCCATGGAGTGGCAACACAAGTGAGTTGATAAAGGATTCCTTTGGTTTGATAAAAATTTGGCATTTGAAATTCTGCTCCATTATCAGTTTGGatagttttgattttggtttCAAACTAGTTTTCAACAAGGATCAAAAATTCTGAAGAGCAGCTCTTGCTTTTGATTTTGCTTTCAGCATGTAAATCCATGTGCACTTTGTAAATTGGTCTACAAtggtcaaaaaatattttgatctaTCATGGGCTTGCATGGGGTTTGGACCCCATATGTCAATAGAAATGAGATCAAAAGCTTTTGTGGCTTTGCTTGTAGTGTGTGGAAAAGATAGTTTATGTTGTTTTGCAAGGAGACAAATAGCACATGAAAAATTTTCATTGGCCTTAAGTTTATCACAAACTTTGTGAATATCACTCAAAACATGTTCAGTCATATAGTTATGTCCTAACCGATAATGTCATAAagtaaattcatcaaatttggtAGTAACAACAGTACTGACagattttgaacaaaataaagttTGAAGATGAGAGATTAAAGTAGTAGGTAAAGTTTTCTGGTGTTAAAGATGATATAGCTCATCCTTCACTTTATCATATTCAGTCGTCATCCAAGAGGAAATGTTCTGAATGTAACAAGAATCAGAGAAAAATATTAGGCAGCGATTTGAACCTTTAGCCAAGGATTTTGCagaaatgagattaaatgaaaaagtcgGGATACAAAGCACATTCTTGAGAGTTAAATGGGCAGATAAACAAGCATCCCCAATGTGAGTAGCTGCGGTAGAGTCACCATTTGGTAATCTGACTGAATGTGAAATTTTGGCAGTGACACGAGTAAATAACTTAGGGCTACAAATCATGTGATCTGTAGCTCCGATGTCTATGATCCACGGTATATCAATAATTTGTGTAGCTTTGTGTGTATGTGATgataaacaaaataatgtacCAAACATGGGAGGATTGGTTAGATTAGATGAAGTTGCTTGGACTTGATTAGCAGCAAGAAGAATGGCTTAATTTGGTTATGTTTGGAGTAAGGCAATGAGTCTGCTATATTGCTCTTGAGTAATGGTTGAACCATTATTGACAAGTTCTTGCTTAAGAAAAGTTAATTAGCAGATGATCTATTTTTGAATGAGGTTTTGTGTTCGGGGGGTAGGGCAGTAAATGAACTAGTCTGTTTGATAACCCACTCAGTACTTgctcggttaaactcgaattgAACTCaactcgtaaaaaaaaaagctcgttcATGAAAGCAAATACCCGCttgatttgtaaatgacacatacctgACAAAACTCGACTAGACTCGGCTAAGGCTCTTTAAAGCctgctcgtttatgctcgagttgactcgttagctcgactcgattaaaacccattcatatattgataaatatatacacacatttatgtatatatacatatatatatatgtattagctaataatataagtataccacttttataattaaatatataatatgtaatctaattacttatgtctatatagtgaatatactttataggtatattttataatttgtataataattagtcgataaaattaataatttcatatactagtatgtgggaaccatatataaaatagatatatgctatcattttaagtatatgtattaataatatatgtatgcatataatatattattattttggataaatataaactagttagatattttaattatttataagttttttaagattttataattcaatagaggttctacttgttagttgtataaatttaatattagatcttttatttatttattttattaattattaaatcttattcaaaaaataaacaatttgagcttgagctcggctcgactcgaactcgtttgtgggacgagctcgagctcgagttaagagtttagcttatcgagtcgaggtcgaacaaagaataaaaaaaaatatcgagcTCGAGCTctagtattttgagtcgagctgaGCTTGGCAAGCCAAAGACTGGCTCGACTCGGCTCGATTAGAGCCCTACCAGGGAGAAAACCGTGGAGCTTGTAGCATTTCTCCTTGGTGTGTTCGGGAATGCGATAATGCGAGCAGACGGGAAGACCATGATTAGCTTTGAAGCACATTTCCAGAGAATGTCCAGAGGTATTGCAATGAGAACAATATAGTTTATCCTTGCGTGTTGTAGAATTGTTCCGTTGATCTGGGCCTCTGGTAATCATTGCTATTGGCACTAGGATGGAATGAAGTTGCCTACGGCTTTCTTCTTGTTAGACTAAGGACAATGCGATTTAACGTGGGAAGTGGATCTTATAAAAGTATCTGGACTAAAATAGAATCATAAGAGTCTCGGAGCCCCATTAAAAATTGCATAACTTTACTTCGATGATGGTAATCTGTTAAAATCTTCACGGAGCCACAAGTGCAGATAGGCATTGGTTCATAAATGTCAAGTTCATCCAAATATCCTTTCAGCTTGTTGTAGTAAATACTCACGGAATCAGCATCTTGAACTAAGGAGGAAACTGCTTTCTTGAGCTGCAAAATTCTTGGTGCATTTTGGATGGAGAAACGTTCACAAAGATCATGTCATACATTAGCAGCAGTGTCAGCATGTGCAATAGTGGATCTGTGCTCAAGACTAACAGAATGTTGAATCCAAACTATAATCATATTATTACAACACTCCCATGGAGTAAATAGAGGATCTGATGTATCAGTAGGCTTAGAAATTTTACCATCGATGAAGCCgagtttgttttttatgttgAGTGTGCGTCGCATAGTCCTCGCCCAGGTCACATAATTTTCTGTTGTCAAAAGTTCTAGAACCAGCAAAGAAGAAGTACCTTCGCCGAGTTGAATGAAATATGGACTTGCGGGATAATGAGGGTTACTCTCATGATTTGGAAGGTTTTGCATATTTGGATTTGTGTATGGGTTGGTTGACGAAATTGAATCAGGATTTTCTTCACTCATTACTCTGGTACTATAACGAAAATGACGTAGAGAAGTCTAGAAAGAGTGATTCCATTTCATATTACATTTGTACAATACGTGATGCACTTATATATAGagcaaaagaataaaagaagaataaaggaatATAATTACAGCTCATTGCTAAAAGAATCGTAacaaccaaaatagaaaatcttCTTTTTACTGCCTTCTAGAATCTTTTGTGGAGTGCTTATCTGGAGGAACTAGAGGGACTTTATCTAGTAATTTCAACACCGTGGCATGTTACTTGccgtcctatatatatatatatatatatagtaactttgttcattttgattatttttctgatttaacttttattttaaatgatcttaatatctttaaagttttaactttaaatattcaGACATCTGATTATAATATGGAAGAAATATTCAGACATTTGGTTATGGTAAACCTCTTGTCATAATTTACTGTATTTATTATCTCGTGTTAACTCATCTACCAGCAGCCAGGAATGGTCAAGATGGAATGCTTTTTTACTTCTTGAAATCAAATTTGGTCAATACAAGGTTTCATAACTAAAAAgcacaaaattcttttttttttgggggggggggggggggaaagaGGACGTTGGAGACAATATAGTTGTGGATAAATCTAACAGAGCAATACTATATACAGTCTTTAAATGGTGATTGTATTgtaaattaagttaattttatctttaaatttttttaaaattacaataatatccttatcaaaatgatatttttttctatttaatgaaatgcTTGTAAATACAGTCTTCAAATGGAgattacaaatagaatttctcaaactAACAAAACAGAATTGGTGAAAAAATAAACTCCAATTTTCCATTGCAATTGGTATTGGGGAGCTTCTCTCTTACCCCTTAGCCCTTCGGTTATAACTTTATGTAACCCCAAAACGTGTTATCGTTTGAGGCACAGAACAAAATCATCTTTCAAGGGATTCCAAAATGGCAATAATCCTTTTAAAGGGTTAAGAGTGTTCAAGCCATTTCATCAGTTTGAGGAATGTAAATCACATGGATTTCACTTAAAAGTATAACAGAAGACATTAATCACATATGACtgaatttgatttattttaatgtgaAAATTAACCCAACAAAGTCAGACATATCATTCTAATTTCCTGCGACACTCTggctttcttcttcttggacGAGTTTACTGTACGCACGACAGTCGACAACCATGATCCATGGCGCAGTTATTCTTTACCCTTGctggtttggattcatatatataaatatatatatatatatattatatatatatattaatgagatgattttaaatgaaagataaaaatttaaaaaatatttttagaatattattttttaatattattattgttttgaaatttaataatattatttttttattccattaaaagaattttaaaatttaatttataagtaatttaaCATTTCtgcatcttaaaataaaaaaaaaataatatttgtaattttgaaatatgcAAACTCTACATACTCCCTTTGATAAAtgtgaataaatttaaaatctatataaaaaattattttttaatagtaaatttcatttcttataaaaagaatatgcaaGACTTGCGTATCCTAAAAGTGTAAGTAACATTAAAGTGtcgtttagatagtaagttgagatatgagttaagataaaaattgaataaaatagtgttataatattattttttaatattattattattttgagatttgaaaattttgaattatttattatattttatcaaatttaaaaaagtcgTAATGAtgtaataagatgagatgattctTATATCCAAACCGACCTAAATCAGTCTCGTTTGCTTTCAGgaacaaaatccaaaattttgaaaacctcttatctaatctcatctcatcattataactttctcaaaattttacataaaataaaataaaaaatttaatttttttaaattctaaaataaaaataatattaaaaaaacattcaaataatattttatttaattttttaattttaatacatTCCCTTCCATTTCCGAAAACAAACGTAAAATAAATACCAATTTGTTGGTCCATATTTTGACGCGGAACTAGCACTTTCTTCCTCAGTCATACATGTGCATATGGTGGCTTCGTCGAACAGCCACAGCCACAGCCCAGCCAAACCGTTTGTTGGAGCCTTGTGCCTGGTGGGTCATCGGAAGGTAAACTCggctccactctctctctcatgactATTCTCTTCCAGTCaacctttttctctcttccacGATATTTACCGCCTCTATTATCATATCACTTTTTCCTTGCTCTCTCCTCTTTGGGTTGTTTTGTTGCTTCCTCACAAAGCCCCACCCCCCCCTTCCTTCTTCTATATCTTCAAAACTTTCCCACTTCCAACAACAACAGTCTTTAATACCACTCTCTCTCAGTGTGTCAAAAAGTCTATGGAGCTAGAGCTGCGCATCGGAATCTTCTCTGCTCAACAACGTCTCCACCAAACGATGATTGCCTCCGAACTGTCAGACTAGGATTAGGGTTTCCTCGGAGAGAGTCTTCCAAGAATTTAAGGCACAGGTAtggttctttttttatataccctttttcttttatttacatttcccttttcgttttgttttctgatcctccctctctctctctctctctctctctgtgcttcCTCATGCTTCTCCGGGTTGCTCATGATAGCTTTGAGAGCACGGCAACTAATCAGGGATGGGTTTAATCTGAATTGCCTGGAACACACCTTGGCCTGGATTCTTTGAGATTAAAAATTAGGATTGACTTCGAgtcaatttgtttttatgatcAATCTGTGAGGGGTGGTTgattaaatttagaattttttttttttttttgtttaattttttttatggatgttTTAGGATTGGCACCGTGCTGTTGTTCTTGCGGTTGaatgtaatttgtaattttcgCAAGGTTTGGTTCAGTTTTACCTGTGTTTATGTAGTTGAAAATTGAAGTGACACTTTATAATTGAGTGAATAATAAGAACTGccttttatttgaaattgagTAATCTTTGGCGATTTGGAGGATTTGAACCCAAGTTTCGAAGTATGGGTCCGGCACACAAACTTAGTAACTTTCTCTACAAAGTTTTCGTTTCTGTGACATGTTGCTGCCTTAAACGAAGCATCTGTAAATGCTGAGCTTTTTATGTCCCTCTTCCTTCCATCCCCTTAAACTAAGAAATTAAGTGTAAAGACAACGTGGTAGTTTTCCATGTGCATTGTTTTTTGGTACACGATTAGGCATGCCCCATTTGTTGTTGTCAAGAAGCTTCCTTCCATCTCCCCCTTCGACAAATTGATTTGGTTTAATCTTCTTTCATCACTTCTATGATTCTATGATGACTATTAATTGCCAAGCTATGGCTACGCTGGTTTTACATTCTCTGCAATACTGCTTTGTTGCAGGGGGTAATTTAGATGAGATGGCCGATAGCTTGGATGGGACTCATGGGAGTTATGACCTTGGCAGCCAGTCAGATGAGAGCAATCATTTTGAAAGACTGTACCTTGAGCCTATTTATGATGCATTTGTCTGCCCATTGACGAAGCAAGTTATGCTCGATCCTGTTACCTTAGAGAATGGACAAACTTTTGAACGAGAAGCAATTGAAAAGTGGTTCATGGAATGCAGGGAGAGTGGAAGAAAGCTGGCGTGCCCATTAACGCTAAAGGAATTAAAAAGCACAGATCTGAAACCTAGTATAGCTTTGAGGAACACTATTGAAGAGTGGACTGCTAGGAATGAAGCTGTTCAGATTGATATGGCTCGTAAGTCATTGAACCTGGGGAGTTCAGAAAGTGATGTTCTGCAAGCTTTGAAGTGTGTTCAGTATGTCTGCCAAAAGAGCCGATCAAATAAGCATATTGCACGTAATGCAGGCTTGATACCTTTGATTGTTGACATGTTAAAGAGCAGCAGCCGTAAAGTTCGGTGTAAAACTCTGGAAACTCTTCGAATTGTGGTGGAGGATGATGCTGAGAATAAGGTTGTCACTGTTTTTATGATTCTCTACAAAATCATTGACTTAGATAGCTTAGCACCTcttgttaattttttgttttttttcataggaAATGTTGGCTGAGGGAGACACCGTGCGCTCTATAGTAAAGTTATTGTCTCATGAACTCTCCAAAGAGAGGGAGGAAGCTGTATCTTTGCTTTATGAACTCTCCAAATCTGAAACATTGTGTGAGAAAATTGGCTCAATTAATGGAGCAATTCTTATATTGGTCGGAATGACAAGCAGCAAATCAGAGAATGTTTTAACTGTTGAAAAGGCTAATAAATCACTTGAAAATCTGGAGAAGTTTGAGAACAATGTGCGGCAGATGGCTGAAAGTGGCAGACTGCAGCCTCTTCTGACACAAATCCTTGAAGGTGCTTGCACTgtcactccttttttttttttttaatgcttgcTTGATTTATTGCAAAAACTATACTCCTTAGCCAGGttctttttccttaaaaaaaaagggaccaCAAAAATGTTGCTTGTCATGTTTGTTTGAagtagactttgtataaaacaATATTCGAATCTCTCTCTATTACCAAGCTCCCTAGATTTGTTTGAAACCTGTTAGTActaaatacatatatagatagaaTTTAACTTCAATCAGGACTTACTGTAAGACCAGGTTCTTTACAGCCTTTAATAAGAAGCTGATACATCagtttttattgaaaaacaaaaaacacacacacacactcacactcACACTGTATCACATCTAATAAAAAagcacaacaaaaaaataatctaaagtaaagaaaaataggGAAAGTTGCCCAGGTTTGGCCACCCCATAGGTGGTTCTCGCTACCATGCACAGGGTGTTTTGCCGCCACTCTGTATGAGATGGATGTCCAATCACCTTGAGGGGTGGCGGCCACTACTGCcagagttttttattttaaaattttttaaatacattataaaagtGTGGTGCAATCTTTTTGAAAAGCATTATAATCTTTAGGTGGTAATATGCAATTGGAGAgtgttaaattaagttttacACCACATCCTGACAGTACGTGCTCCCATATAGTTATTGCTCCCCATAGTAGAAAAAGGGTAAActgatttaatatatttatatctaaatCCTGAGATTTcataattttgagaaattgttGAATTACAAATTTCGCCTGGACTTCTTCATAGGCAAGTATCCTTGTTGATCTTACAACTATGTAGGTTATATTGTAGATCAGACATGCTGCTTCTTGCCGTGGTAGAGCGAGGAATATTTTATACTGTTTGctgaagttaattttttttaaagactaTGTACAAATATGCATGTCAATTATAACTTGTATTAAATAAACTCCCATCAAGGTGCAGCATGATGGTCAAAGGCCAGGCTTGAGACAAGCTCTAGACTTGGGCATCCTGGGTTCCCCCAGATTACCTGATGCACAGTTCTGACAGGTGGGGTTGTGTATCCAAGATTTACTCCCCAGGGGTGGGACTTTGGTGAGGTTCCGCTCATCAGGGGTAAAAAACATTGATTTAATAAACCAAACTTGTATGCATTGCCAAGTTATTTTGATTGGCACCAGGTATTTGGGAACAAAGCTTTGACTAATcacgggggtgcacaggccctcggcaaggaatTTCCTACAGTGCACTTCGGGTAATTCAAGAAGAAGTTCTCCTAGGCCGATGGTccatagaaattgtttgcactcaagagaattcaaaccttagacctggagggagcataccaccaagaccaaggcctttaccacttgagcaaACCTCTAGGGGTTGTATGCATTGCCAAGTTATATTAGCTAGATAAGGTAGCTGAGTTtgtaatttctcatttttctatttccaattaaaaaatactgtatcatgttctttcttttaatctttttactTGAAGCGTTGTTTCTGTTTGGTTTGAATATATTAATGGGCATTCCAAATGCTGAACATGATTTGCTGAAATAAGAACTAGAGAATTTCTTTTAGGAGATCTGCTGTCTTCCAATTAATGGTTGGCAGCTAGGGAAGACAGCAGTTTGTAGAGTGGTGGGACCACCTTACAATGGAAGAATTTAGAAACAGCATGAttttaatcatgtaatttttagaAGTTCAAGTAATTCAGGGGGCCAATGAGCTCTTGCTCTTTGGCACGTCTCCACCTCATAAGGACTTAAAGAACGGGTTGGAGGGTGAAGTTATGGGTCTAGTTTCACCAGGTGCATAACCAAACAAAAAAGGGGTGATCTTCTCACTGGGTCTGTTGTTTGAGTTTGGATTATACTTGTCTCTAATTTGTTGTCTTTTAAGTGTAATCTTAGGTattgttgttttcatttttttttagcaagtaGGCATTGTTGATATCATTATGAGGAAAATCAATATTGCTCCAGTCAATGTCATGTGGTTAACGGTAAACTGTTCCCTTGTGATGGTTGTAGGGCCACCAGAAACCAAACAGTCCATGGCTGCATACCTTGGTGAGCTGGTCTTGAACAATGATGTAAAAGTCCTTGTGGCTAACACGGTTGGTTTGTCTTTGATTAATATCATGAGAAATGGTAGTATTCAGTCAAGAGAAGCTGCTTTAAAAGCTCTAAACCAGATCTCATCTTACGAGGCAAGTGCCAAAGTGTTGATAGAGGCAGGGATACTTCCCCCTCTTGTGAAGGACCTTTTCACTGTCGGTGCCAATCAGCTTCCAATGAGACTAAAAGAGGTTTCTGCCACAATTCTTGCTAATGTTGTGAACTCAGGTTATGACTGTGATTCTATCCCAGTTGGATCTGACCACCAGACTCTGGTCTCAGAAGACATAGTGCATAACCTACTACATCTCATTAGCAACACTGGTCCAGCAATTGAGTGCAAGCTTCTCCAGGTTCTTGTTGGACTCACTAATTCTCCAACTTCCATTCTTAATGTTGTTGCTGCCATAAAAAGTTCTGGTGCTACTATCAGTTTGGTTCAGTTTATTGAGGCTCCACAGAATGATTTGCGTTTAGCTTCCATTAAACTTCTGCATAACCTTTCCCCACTCATGGGTCAGGAACTGGCTGATGCCCTTCGTGGCTCAGTTGGCCAGCTCAGCAGCCTAATTAAAGTCATATCAGAAAATATAGGAATCAGTGAAGAGCAGGCTGCAGCTGTTGGCCTTTTAGCTTATCTCCCTG from Juglans microcarpa x Juglans regia isolate MS1-56 chromosome 4S, Jm3101_v1.0, whole genome shotgun sequence carries:
- the LOC121262551 gene encoding U-box domain-containing protein 44-like isoform X2, which codes for MADSLDGTHGSYDLGSQSDESNHFERLYLEPIYDAFVCPLTKQVMLDPVTLENGQTFEREAIEKWFMECRESGRKLACPLTLKELKSTDLKPSIALRNTIEEWTARNEAVQIDMARKSLNLGSSESDVLQALKCVQYVCQKSRSNKHIARNAGLIPLIVDMLKSSSRKVRCKTLETLRIVVEDDAENKEMLAEGDTVRSIVKLLSHELSKEREEAVSLLYELSKSETLCEKIGSINGAILILVGMTSSKSENVLTVEKANKSLENLEKFENNVRQMAESGRLQPLLTQILEETKQSMAAYLGELVLNNDVKVLVANTVGLSLINIMRNGSIQSREAALKALNQISSYEASAKVLIEAGILPPLVKDLFTVGANQLPMRLKEVSATILANVVNSGYDCDSIPVGSDHQTLVSEDIVHNLLHLISNTGPAIECKLLQVLVGLTNSPTSILNVVAAIKSSGATISLVQFIEAPQNDLRLASIKLLHNLSPLMGQELADALRGSVGQLSSLIKVISENIGISEEQAAAVGLLAYLPERDLGLTRQMLDEGAFRMIFSRVVRIRQGETRGSRFVTPFQEGLVRVLARVTFFLADEPDCIALCREHNLAALFIEMLQANGLDNVQMISATALENLSLESKNLTKMPELPATGFCGAILPCFSKPPVITGLCRLHRGTCSLKESFCLLEGQAVPKLVALLDHTNEKVVEAALGALSTLLDDGVDVEQGVTVLSEAEGIKPILDVLLEKQSENLKRRAVWAVERLLRTDYIAYEVAGDPNVTTALVDAFQRADYRTRQIAELALKHVDKLPNFSGIFPNRG
- the LOC121262551 gene encoding U-box domain-containing protein 44-like isoform X1, whose protein sequence is MADSLDGTHGSYDLGSQSDESNHFERLYLEPIYDAFVCPLTKQVMLDPVTLENGQTFEREAIEKWFMECRESGRKLACPLTLKELKSTDLKPSIALRNTIEEWTARNEAVQIDMARKSLNLGSSESDVLQALKCVQYVCQKSRSNKHIARNAGLIPLIVDMLKSSSRKVRCKTLETLRIVVEDDAENKEMLAEGDTVRSIVKLLSHELSKEREEAVSLLYELSKSETLCEKIGSINGAILILVGMTSSKSENVLTVEKANKSLENLEKFENNVRQMAESGRLQPLLTQILEGPPETKQSMAAYLGELVLNNDVKVLVANTVGLSLINIMRNGSIQSREAALKALNQISSYEASAKVLIEAGILPPLVKDLFTVGANQLPMRLKEVSATILANVVNSGYDCDSIPVGSDHQTLVSEDIVHNLLHLISNTGPAIECKLLQVLVGLTNSPTSILNVVAAIKSSGATISLVQFIEAPQNDLRLASIKLLHNLSPLMGQELADALRGSVGQLSSLIKVISENIGISEEQAAAVGLLAYLPERDLGLTRQMLDEGAFRMIFSRVVRIRQGETRGSRFVTPFQEGLVRVLARVTFFLADEPDCIALCREHNLAALFIEMLQANGLDNVQMISATALENLSLESKNLTKMPELPATGFCGAILPCFSKPPVITGLCRLHRGTCSLKESFCLLEGQAVPKLVALLDHTNEKVVEAALGALSTLLDDGVDVEQGVTVLSEAEGIKPILDVLLEKQSENLKRRAVWAVERLLRTDYIAYEVAGDPNVTTALVDAFQRADYRTRQIAELALKHVDKLPNFSGIFPNRG